A window of Oncorhynchus keta strain PuntledgeMale-10-30-2019 chromosome 27, Oket_V2, whole genome shotgun sequence contains these coding sequences:
- the LOC118359680 gene encoding methyl-CpG-binding domain protein 5-like isoform X2, giving the protein MEIWPCGNPNPIKVLQSSFYKMMGGSESGSGDKDGVHTVAIQVPIGWQRRAKDGLVVYVSPSGAVLSSLEEVKSYLLTDGTCKCGLECPLVIHKVFNFSLGVKIQQHSQPVGKAEQDMTKLCNHRRKVVAMAALCRSMQASQLPYVARHTEVTSGIMENRDPKRMRVDREEKERGTYTSKHHLVQSRPNNNLHPNSCGSPKNSPQIVYSYNGSSPLSHNSTNSYHTPDILRRLPPPLNLPPNTSPFSSYGAPQRSPCTPTPQNLSQGQRAPQTPEALRSPHMGPLSPPPPSSPGTLGRGGQSHQHGIIVGSPLSPSCSPAPSVSMNCPSPRQRSRHPSASSAHSEQGVGGVVLGGYPARRISSSSSHSPIPGGSPILHFSKYKLEDILEQFKNSGNSSTNNHILHPNSLSNQNNPHILSLALEKVGMPTKAPASASGMEISAGPSGLPLGKFLNHQKQPHPASFPASSLLSAAAKAQLASQMIHNQSSNSRSILNSALSLEVSGESKQLKPLASSPLHLSRTDRTSHRKRQRRSPTVLSMLKESQMTGPRTPGDVLNLSSHSQPSSTSASPYPAMLENHLQALRLSVRHSGTLAGPQKQPDGALDFTTIMAGQPDPPTQPLSALLHLLSVQNAQATGAQPGSGHCTGGMRQSPRQSPSPSHLNIRPFSVQSPTNHSTTQGPSQPLSPSQSKSRRGNAQSPSRPHTRTSPKQRRSPSMALSNAQSAQYCSSPSPTPHTPNRLWQAQNQPMDATTIQSPIGQAFPDVSESMEMESMSTLGPGLNSTSTSNHSSSVTSYSSTTSPRPLDLSNHMLALLAASSTTPLGDGCLDRTTGNNTTGVQEPQSVDLQGSTVTKPPGGCSPQALGDSTCSLPLAEAFPFMSQEQLLQLLSATAGLPSLLDPTILGSLPLGLWIGGQQGHLPISNTPQQHHQLPDQQLLQQSEQQLLLQHEQQQKQHQTAHLNHNFPFSLFPCLMGGQGELPLNLLGLLNPLLPPSAAPTPGQECDLGMGEKLGLQALLMASLLLGQQQTAMLPLSGLGQLCLDLPFRQHIPALLDGLSLDKGSGLLDPSSLPGPGLLEALQGLLPPADGHLQALQSLLLSTPLPPPAFLSLSPDLLTAALGSTGLPPAPHLPLTQQPPPQVSASGHDGGMETLIPLSVQGKDNPVLHQLLPTLLNPGVLGDLSALTSLHSLLGLGAGPLFLPPVQASALGMPLLQGPDGAMNLLNNIQLNMAPPSEGEKPISLQETDSSSLQEDIPANRLTPETAPSPCPALAPVSQRGEGSVVSVLDPYASFMDTIYTSFLQVSAKEQEAVQSGTDAFGALPPSYPGERRSPSALLPQVSAPLSLSPRQACTLRNLDLSRLNMEAAHSPAQGTPKPSNDGSNTPPQNKLEFPECHTNPPLLPIYLEEAKTDSYSQAVSDRQGDRPQAGGYQSPRDGSSCPKEETGGLQHTEQSRNQTAQMGGARRGRKRKQTLQNVLEDFRELDSPGLEEPKPRVVLLKPERSVRGRRRRGARSQRQ; this is encoded by the exons ATGGAAATATGGCCGTGTGGGAACCCCAACCCTATAAAG GTGCTGCAAAGCAGCTTTTACAAAATGATGGGAGGCAGTGAGAGTGGCAGTGGAGACAAGGATGGAGTTCACACTGTGGCAATACAAGTCCCCATTGGCTGGCAGAGGAGAGCGAAGGACGGGCTTGTGGTGTATGTCAG TCCAAGTGGCGCAGTCCTGTCCTCACTGGAAGAGGTTAAGTCATATCTGTTGACCGATGGCACATGCAAGTGTGGCCTCGAGTGTCCGCTGGTCATCCACAAG GTGTTTAACTTTAGCCTAGGGGTCAAAATTCAACAGCACAGCCAGCCGGTGGGGAAGGCAGAGCAGGACATGACAAAGCTCTGTAACCATCGGAGGAAAGTGGTTGCCATGGCAGCGCTCTGTCGCAGTATGCAGGCTTCACAACTGCCCTATGTTGCCCGTCACACag aggTCACCAGTGGCATTATGGAGAACAGAGATCCTAAGAGGATGAGAGTGGACAGGGAAGAAAAAGAACGTGGCACTTACACCTCCAAACACCATCTAGTCCAGTCCAGGCCCAACAATAACCTCCACCCCAACTCTTGTGGCAGTCCTAAAAATTCTCCCCAAATTGTGTATTCTTACAATggctcctcacccctctcacacAATAGCACTAACTCTTATCACACGCCTGATATTTTGAGGAGACTGCCACCTCCTCTCAATCTCCCCCCCAACACCTCTCCATTCTCCAGCTATGGGGCACCTCAGAGGTCCCCATGCACACCAACGCCTCAGAATCTCAGTCAGGGTCAGAGGGCACCACAGACTCCAGAAGCCCTCAGATCTCCTCATATGgggcccctctctccccctcctccctcctcccctgggACACTGGGCAGGGGAGGTCAGAGTCATCAACATGGTATCATCGTTGGGTCTCCCCTGTCCCCCTCATGTTCCCCCGCTCCCTCTGTGAGTATGAACTGCCCCTCTCCCCGCCAGCGCTCACGCCACCCCTCCGCCTCTTCTGCTCACTCTGAGCagggggtgggaggggtggtgCTTGGTGGCTACCCCGCCAGAAGgatatcctcttcctcctcacactctcctatACCAGGGGGGTCCCCTATCCTCCATTTCTCAAAATACAAGCTTGAGGACATCTTAGAGCAGTTTAAGAACTCTGGCAACAGTAGCACTAATAATCACATCCTTCACCCAAACTCACTGAGCAACCAAAACAATCCTCATATCCTCTCTCTAGCTCTTGAAAAGGTTGGGATGCCCACAAAGGCACCTGCTTCTGCCTCAGGCATGGAGATCAGTGCTGGTCCTTCTGGTTTGCCTCTTGGGAAGTTCTTAAACCACCAGAAGCAACCCCACCCAGCTTCTTTTCCTGCCAGCAGTCTCCTCTCGGCAGCAGCCAAGGCCCAGCTGGCCAGCCAGATGATTCACAACCAGAGCTCCAATTCGCGCAGCATCCTCAACTCAGCCCTCTCTTTGGAGGTCTCGGGGGAGTCTAAGCAATTGAAG CCCCTAGCCtccagtccccttcacctctcccgtaCGGACCGGACATCCCACAGGAAGCGGCAGCGGCGTTCGCCCACAGTGCTCAGCATGCTGAAGGAGTCCCAGATGACCGGTCCCAGAACCCCCGGCGACGTGCTCAACCTCTCCTCGCACTCTCAACCCTCCTCTACCTCGGCCTCGCCCTACCCCGCCATGTTAGAGAACCACCTCCAGGCCTTAAGGCTCTCAGTCCGGCACTCTGGCACGCTCGCAGGGCCCCAGAAGCAGCCTGACGGCGCCCTGGATTTCACAACAATCATGGCAGGTCAACCGGATCCCCCCACccagcctctctctgctctgcttcaCCTGCTCAGTGTGCAGAACGCTCAAGCCACTGGAGCCCAGCCCGGCTCTGGACACTGCACAGGAGGCATGAGGCAGAGCCCCAGGCAGTCTCCCTCGCCCTCCCATTTAAACATCAGACCATTCTCCGTGCAGTCCCCCACTAATCACAGTACCACACAAGGCCCATcacagcccctctctccctctcagtcaaAGTCCAGGCGAGGTAATGCACAGTCTCCGTCTCGACCACATACGAGGACTAGTCCCAAACAGAGACGGTCTCCTTCCATGGCCCTGTCCAACGCTCAGTCAGCACAATATTGCAGTAGCCCCTCGCCCACCCCACACACCCCTAATAGGCTGTGGCAGGCCCAAAACCAACCTATGGATGCCACCACCATCCAGTCACCCATTGGCCAGGCCTTTCCTGACGTCAGTGAATCAATGGAGATGGAGAGCATGTCAACACTAGGCCCTGGTCTCAACAGCACCTCCACCTCCAACCATAGCAGCAGCGTCACCAGCTACAGCAGCACCACCTCCCCCAGACCCCTGGATCTCAGTAACCACATGCTGGCACTGCTGGCAGCCTCTTCCACCACACCTCTTGGGGATGGGTGCCTGGACAGAACCACCGGCAACAACACGACAG GGGTGCAAGAACCTCAGAGTGTTGATCTTCAGGGCTCCACAGTGACCAAACCCCCAGGAGGCTGCAGCCCCCAGGCCCTGGGGGACTCCACTTGCTCCTTACCCCTGGCTGAAGCCTTCCCCTTCATGAGTCAGGAGCAGCTTCTCCAGCTTCTATCTGCCACGGCCGGCCTGCCCTCCCTCCTGGACCCCACCATCCTGGGCTCTCTGCCCCTGGGCCTGTGGATTGGCGGTCAGCAGGGtcacctccccatctccaacaCACCTCAGCAACACCATCAACTGCCCgatcaacaactactacaacaatcagaacaacaactactGTTACAGCATGAGCAACAGCAGAAACAACACCAGACTGCCCATCTGAACCACAACTTTCCATTTAGCTTATTCCCCTGTCTAATGGGAGGTCAGGGAGAGCTGCCTCTGAATCTCCTGGGTCTGTTGAACCCACTGCTACCCCCTTCTGCTGCCCCTACCCCAGGCCAGGAGTGTGATCTGGGGATGGGGGAGAAACTGGGCCTCCAGGCTCTCCTCATGGCCTCCCTGCTACTAGGCCAGCAGCAGACTGCCATGTTGCCCCTGTCTGGGCTTGGCCAGCTGTGCCTGGACCTCCCCTTCCGGCAGCACATCCCAGCCCTGTTGGACGGTTTGTCTCTGGATAAAGGGTCTGGACTCCTGGACCCGTCATCCCTCCCCGGCCCTGGGCTCCTTGAGGCCCTCCAGGGCCTGCTTCCCCCAGCTGATGGGCACCTCCAGGCCCTGCAGTCGCTTCTGCTCTCCACCCCCCTGCCTCCCCCGGCCTTCCTTTCCCTCAGCCCTGATCTGCTAACTGCTGCCCTGGGCTCTACTGGCCTCCCGCCTGCCCCTCATCTCCCCCTAACTCAGCAACCCCCACCTCAG GTCTCAGCTTCAGGCCATGATGGGGGGATGGAAACTCTAATCCCCCTGTCTGTCCAGGGAAAGGACAACCCTGTCCTCCACCAGTTACTGCCTACTCTCCTCAACCCAGGGGTTCTAG GAGACCTGTCTGCTCTGACTAGCCTCCACAGTCTTCTGGGGCTAGGTGCAGGCCCTCTCTTCCTGCCCCCTGTACAGGCCTCTGCCTTGGGCATGCCTCTGCTCCAGGGCCCTGATGGGGCCATGAACCTCCTCAACAACATCCAG CTCAACATGGCACCACCCTCAGAGGGAGAAAAGCCAATCTCCTTACAGGAAACAGACAGCTCCTCCCTTCAGGAGGATATTCCAGCCAATCGGCTTACCCCAGAGACTGCGCCCAGCCCCTGTCCTGCCCTGGCCCCCGTGTCCCAGCGTGGAGAGGGCTCCGTGGTGAGCGTCCTGGACCCCTACGCTTCCTTCATGGACACTATCTACACCTCCTTCCTCCAGGTCAGTGCTAAAGAGCAGGAAGCAGTTCAGTCTGGGACGGATGCCTTCGGTGCCTTACCGCCCTCCTACCCTGGGGAGCGCCGTTCCCCCTCCGCTCTCCTCCCTCAGGTCAGTGCCCCCCTCTCCCTGAGCCCTCGGCAGGCCTGCACCCTGAGGAACCTTGACCTGTCCCGGCTCAATATGGAGGCAGCCCACTCCCCGGCTCAGGGCACCCCTAAACCCAGCAACGATGGCTCCAACACGCCCCCGCAGAACAAGTTGGAATTCCCAGAGTGTCACACTAACCCTCCTCTGCTTCCCATCTACCTGGAGGAAGCCAAGACAGACTCGTACAGCCAGGCTGTGTCAGATCGGCAGGGGGACAGACCCCAGGCAGGAGGGTACCAGAGTCCCAGAGACGGGAGCAGCTGCCCCAAGGAGGAGACTGGGGGTCTACAGCACACTGAGCAGAGCAGG AACCAAACTGCACAAATGGGGGGAGCCAGAAGAGGCAGGAAAAGGAAACAAAC GCTACAGAATGTGCTAGAGGACTTCAGAGAACTGGATTCTCCAGGCCTAGAGGAACCTAAACCCAGG gTGGTGCTGCTGAAGCCTGAGAGGTCGGTCCGGGGCAGGAGGCGGCGGGGAGCCAGGTCCCAGAGACAGTGA
- the LOC118359680 gene encoding methyl-CpG-binding domain protein 5-like isoform X3, whose protein sequence is MEIWPCGNPNPIKVLQSSFYKMMGGSESGSGDKDGVHTVAIQVPIGWQRRAKDGLVVYVSPSGAVLSSLEEVKSYLLTDGTCKCGLECPLVIHKVFNFSLGVKIQQHSQPVGKAEQDMTKLCNHRRKVVAMAALCRSMQASQLPYVARHTEVTSGIMENRDPKRMRVDREEKERGTYTSKHHLVQSRPNNNLHPNSCGSPKNSPQIVYSYNGSSPLSHNSTNSYHTPDILRRLPPPLNLPPNTSPFSSYGAPQRSPCTPTPQNLSQGQRAPQTPEALRSPHMGPLSPPPPSSPGTLGRGGQSHQHGIIVGSPLSPSCSPAPSVSMNCPSPRQRSRHPSASSAHSEQGVGGVVLGGYPARRISSSSSHSPIPGGSPILHFSKYKLEDILEQFKNSGNSSTNNHILHPNSLSNQNNPHILSLALEKVGMPTKAPASASGMEISAGPSGLPLGKFLNHQKQPHPASFPASSLLSAAAKAQLASQMIHNQSSNSRSILNSALSLEVSGESKQLKVTNSTLHNSLPSIARPLTAASPLLSLSQPLASSPLHLSRTDRTSHRKRQRRSPTVLSMLKESQMTGPRTPGDVLNLSSHSQPSSTSASPYPAMLENHLQALRLSVRHSGTLAGPQKQPDGALDFTTIMAGQPDPPTQPLSALLHLLSVQNAQATGAQPGSGHCTGGMRQSPRQSPSPSHLNIRPFSVQSPTNHSTTQGPSQPLSPSQSKSRRGNAQSPSRPHTRTSPKQRRSPSMALSNAQSAQYCSSPSPTPHTPNRLWQAQNQPMDATTIQSPIGQAFPDVSESMEMESMSTLGPGLNSTSTSNHSSSVTSYSSTTSPRPLDLSNHMLALLAASSTTPLGDGCLDRTTGNNTTGVQEPQSVDLQGSTVTKPPGGCSPQALGDSTCSLPLAEAFPFMSQEQLLQLLSATAGLPSLLDPTILGSLPLGLWIGGQQGHLPISNTPQQHHQLPDQQLLQQSEQQLLLQHEQQQKQHQTAHLNHNFPFSLFPCLMGGQGELPLNLLGLLNPLLPPSAAPTPGQECDLGMGEKLGLQALLMASLLLGQQQTAMLPLSGLGQLCLDLPFRQHIPALLDGLSLDKGSGLLDPSSLPGPGLLEALQGLLPPADGHLQALQSLLLSTPLPPPAFLSLSPDLLTAALGSTGLPPAPHLPLTQQPPPQVSASGHDGGMETLIPLSVQGKDNPVLHQLLPTLLNPGVLGDLSALTSLHSLLGLGAGPLFLPPVQASALGMPLLQGPDGAMNLLNNIQLNMAPPSEGEKPISLQETDSSSLQEDIPANRLTPETAPSPCPALAPVSQRGEGSVVSVLDPYASFMDTIYTSFLQVSAPLSLSPRQACTLRNLDLSRLNMEAAHSPAQGTPKPSNDGSNTPPQNKLEFPECHTNPPLLPIYLEEAKTDSYSQAVSDRQGDRPQAGGYQSPRDGSSCPKEETGGLQHTEQSRNQTAQMGGARRGRKRKQTLQNVLEDFRELDSPGLEEPKPRVVLLKPERSVRGRRRRGARSQRQ, encoded by the exons ATGGAAATATGGCCGTGTGGGAACCCCAACCCTATAAAG GTGCTGCAAAGCAGCTTTTACAAAATGATGGGAGGCAGTGAGAGTGGCAGTGGAGACAAGGATGGAGTTCACACTGTGGCAATACAAGTCCCCATTGGCTGGCAGAGGAGAGCGAAGGACGGGCTTGTGGTGTATGTCAG TCCAAGTGGCGCAGTCCTGTCCTCACTGGAAGAGGTTAAGTCATATCTGTTGACCGATGGCACATGCAAGTGTGGCCTCGAGTGTCCGCTGGTCATCCACAAG GTGTTTAACTTTAGCCTAGGGGTCAAAATTCAACAGCACAGCCAGCCGGTGGGGAAGGCAGAGCAGGACATGACAAAGCTCTGTAACCATCGGAGGAAAGTGGTTGCCATGGCAGCGCTCTGTCGCAGTATGCAGGCTTCACAACTGCCCTATGTTGCCCGTCACACag aggTCACCAGTGGCATTATGGAGAACAGAGATCCTAAGAGGATGAGAGTGGACAGGGAAGAAAAAGAACGTGGCACTTACACCTCCAAACACCATCTAGTCCAGTCCAGGCCCAACAATAACCTCCACCCCAACTCTTGTGGCAGTCCTAAAAATTCTCCCCAAATTGTGTATTCTTACAATggctcctcacccctctcacacAATAGCACTAACTCTTATCACACGCCTGATATTTTGAGGAGACTGCCACCTCCTCTCAATCTCCCCCCCAACACCTCTCCATTCTCCAGCTATGGGGCACCTCAGAGGTCCCCATGCACACCAACGCCTCAGAATCTCAGTCAGGGTCAGAGGGCACCACAGACTCCAGAAGCCCTCAGATCTCCTCATATGgggcccctctctccccctcctccctcctcccctgggACACTGGGCAGGGGAGGTCAGAGTCATCAACATGGTATCATCGTTGGGTCTCCCCTGTCCCCCTCATGTTCCCCCGCTCCCTCTGTGAGTATGAACTGCCCCTCTCCCCGCCAGCGCTCACGCCACCCCTCCGCCTCTTCTGCTCACTCTGAGCagggggtgggaggggtggtgCTTGGTGGCTACCCCGCCAGAAGgatatcctcttcctcctcacactctcctatACCAGGGGGGTCCCCTATCCTCCATTTCTCAAAATACAAGCTTGAGGACATCTTAGAGCAGTTTAAGAACTCTGGCAACAGTAGCACTAATAATCACATCCTTCACCCAAACTCACTGAGCAACCAAAACAATCCTCATATCCTCTCTCTAGCTCTTGAAAAGGTTGGGATGCCCACAAAGGCACCTGCTTCTGCCTCAGGCATGGAGATCAGTGCTGGTCCTTCTGGTTTGCCTCTTGGGAAGTTCTTAAACCACCAGAAGCAACCCCACCCAGCTTCTTTTCCTGCCAGCAGTCTCCTCTCGGCAGCAGCCAAGGCCCAGCTGGCCAGCCAGATGATTCACAACCAGAGCTCCAATTCGCGCAGCATCCTCAACTCAGCCCTCTCTTTGGAGGTCTCGGGGGAGTCTAAGCAATTGAAGGTAACAAACAGCACTTTACACAACAGCCTTCCCTCAATCGCTAGGCCCCTGACTGCAGCCTCCCCCCTGCTTTCCCTCTCCCAGCCCCTAGCCtccagtccccttcacctctcccgtaCGGACCGGACATCCCACAGGAAGCGGCAGCGGCGTTCGCCCACAGTGCTCAGCATGCTGAAGGAGTCCCAGATGACCGGTCCCAGAACCCCCGGCGACGTGCTCAACCTCTCCTCGCACTCTCAACCCTCCTCTACCTCGGCCTCGCCCTACCCCGCCATGTTAGAGAACCACCTCCAGGCCTTAAGGCTCTCAGTCCGGCACTCTGGCACGCTCGCAGGGCCCCAGAAGCAGCCTGACGGCGCCCTGGATTTCACAACAATCATGGCAGGTCAACCGGATCCCCCCACccagcctctctctgctctgcttcaCCTGCTCAGTGTGCAGAACGCTCAAGCCACTGGAGCCCAGCCCGGCTCTGGACACTGCACAGGAGGCATGAGGCAGAGCCCCAGGCAGTCTCCCTCGCCCTCCCATTTAAACATCAGACCATTCTCCGTGCAGTCCCCCACTAATCACAGTACCACACAAGGCCCATcacagcccctctctccctctcagtcaaAGTCCAGGCGAGGTAATGCACAGTCTCCGTCTCGACCACATACGAGGACTAGTCCCAAACAGAGACGGTCTCCTTCCATGGCCCTGTCCAACGCTCAGTCAGCACAATATTGCAGTAGCCCCTCGCCCACCCCACACACCCCTAATAGGCTGTGGCAGGCCCAAAACCAACCTATGGATGCCACCACCATCCAGTCACCCATTGGCCAGGCCTTTCCTGACGTCAGTGAATCAATGGAGATGGAGAGCATGTCAACACTAGGCCCTGGTCTCAACAGCACCTCCACCTCCAACCATAGCAGCAGCGTCACCAGCTACAGCAGCACCACCTCCCCCAGACCCCTGGATCTCAGTAACCACATGCTGGCACTGCTGGCAGCCTCTTCCACCACACCTCTTGGGGATGGGTGCCTGGACAGAACCACCGGCAACAACACGACAG GGGTGCAAGAACCTCAGAGTGTTGATCTTCAGGGCTCCACAGTGACCAAACCCCCAGGAGGCTGCAGCCCCCAGGCCCTGGGGGACTCCACTTGCTCCTTACCCCTGGCTGAAGCCTTCCCCTTCATGAGTCAGGAGCAGCTTCTCCAGCTTCTATCTGCCACGGCCGGCCTGCCCTCCCTCCTGGACCCCACCATCCTGGGCTCTCTGCCCCTGGGCCTGTGGATTGGCGGTCAGCAGGGtcacctccccatctccaacaCACCTCAGCAACACCATCAACTGCCCgatcaacaactactacaacaatcagaacaacaactactGTTACAGCATGAGCAACAGCAGAAACAACACCAGACTGCCCATCTGAACCACAACTTTCCATTTAGCTTATTCCCCTGTCTAATGGGAGGTCAGGGAGAGCTGCCTCTGAATCTCCTGGGTCTGTTGAACCCACTGCTACCCCCTTCTGCTGCCCCTACCCCAGGCCAGGAGTGTGATCTGGGGATGGGGGAGAAACTGGGCCTCCAGGCTCTCCTCATGGCCTCCCTGCTACTAGGCCAGCAGCAGACTGCCATGTTGCCCCTGTCTGGGCTTGGCCAGCTGTGCCTGGACCTCCCCTTCCGGCAGCACATCCCAGCCCTGTTGGACGGTTTGTCTCTGGATAAAGGGTCTGGACTCCTGGACCCGTCATCCCTCCCCGGCCCTGGGCTCCTTGAGGCCCTCCAGGGCCTGCTTCCCCCAGCTGATGGGCACCTCCAGGCCCTGCAGTCGCTTCTGCTCTCCACCCCCCTGCCTCCCCCGGCCTTCCTTTCCCTCAGCCCTGATCTGCTAACTGCTGCCCTGGGCTCTACTGGCCTCCCGCCTGCCCCTCATCTCCCCCTAACTCAGCAACCCCCACCTCAG GTCTCAGCTTCAGGCCATGATGGGGGGATGGAAACTCTAATCCCCCTGTCTGTCCAGGGAAAGGACAACCCTGTCCTCCACCAGTTACTGCCTACTCTCCTCAACCCAGGGGTTCTAG GAGACCTGTCTGCTCTGACTAGCCTCCACAGTCTTCTGGGGCTAGGTGCAGGCCCTCTCTTCCTGCCCCCTGTACAGGCCTCTGCCTTGGGCATGCCTCTGCTCCAGGGCCCTGATGGGGCCATGAACCTCCTCAACAACATCCAG CTCAACATGGCACCACCCTCAGAGGGAGAAAAGCCAATCTCCTTACAGGAAACAGACAGCTCCTCCCTTCAGGAGGATATTCCAGCCAATCGGCTTACCCCAGAGACTGCGCCCAGCCCCTGTCCTGCCCTGGCCCCCGTGTCCCAGCGTGGAGAGGGCTCCGTGGTGAGCGTCCTGGACCCCTACGCTTCCTTCATGGACACTATCTACACCTCCTTCCTCCAG GTCAGTGCCCCCCTCTCCCTGAGCCCTCGGCAGGCCTGCACCCTGAGGAACCTTGACCTGTCCCGGCTCAATATGGAGGCAGCCCACTCCCCGGCTCAGGGCACCCCTAAACCCAGCAACGATGGCTCCAACACGCCCCCGCAGAACAAGTTGGAATTCCCAGAGTGTCACACTAACCCTCCTCTGCTTCCCATCTACCTGGAGGAAGCCAAGACAGACTCGTACAGCCAGGCTGTGTCAGATCGGCAGGGGGACAGACCCCAGGCAGGAGGGTACCAGAGTCCCAGAGACGGGAGCAGCTGCCCCAAGGAGGAGACTGGGGGTCTACAGCACACTGAGCAGAGCAGG AACCAAACTGCACAAATGGGGGGAGCCAGAAGAGGCAGGAAAAGGAAACAAAC GCTACAGAATGTGCTAGAGGACTTCAGAGAACTGGATTCTCCAGGCCTAGAGGAACCTAAACCCAGG gTGGTGCTGCTGAAGCCTGAGAGGTCGGTCCGGGGCAGGAGGCGGCGGGGAGCCAGGTCCCAGAGACAGTGA